The proteins below come from a single Leifsonia sp. 1010 genomic window:
- a CDS encoding sugar ABC transporter permease, giving the protein MSTSNVVAPSSTTTGKNGKPPIRAGAKRQRAQQSRWAFYLIIPTLILLAVVIGYPVVSAIVMSFQKDAGLDPATGLFVQGGFAGFQNYAHWLLQQCQGPNGTTISCPPGNLGSSFWSAVFVTFFFTVTTVILETGLGLWFALIMNRAFRGRGLVRAAILIPWAIPTAVTAKLWFFIFSVAGVANAVLGAHILWTSDEWASRFAVIIADTWKTTPFMALLILAGLQIIPEEVYEAAKVDGATTWQRFWRVTMPLLKPALMVAILFRVLDALRIYDLPQILTGGGGGTGHATTTLSILVVDQIRQGFNSAAALSTITFIIIFLIAFIFVRLLGTNVVRTQEDQQKGAKR; this is encoded by the coding sequence ATGTCAACGTCGAACGTCGTCGCCCCCTCATCCACCACGACCGGTAAGAACGGCAAGCCGCCGATCCGCGCCGGCGCGAAGCGGCAGCGTGCCCAGCAGAGTCGCTGGGCCTTCTACCTGATCATCCCCACCCTGATCCTGCTCGCGGTCGTGATCGGGTACCCGGTCGTCTCGGCGATCGTGATGTCCTTCCAGAAGGACGCGGGTCTCGACCCGGCGACCGGCCTGTTCGTGCAGGGCGGGTTCGCCGGCTTCCAGAACTACGCCCACTGGCTGCTCCAGCAGTGTCAGGGCCCCAACGGCACCACGATCTCCTGCCCGCCCGGCAACCTCGGCTCCAGCTTCTGGAGCGCCGTGTTCGTCACCTTCTTCTTCACGGTGACGACCGTCATCCTCGAGACCGGCCTGGGCCTCTGGTTCGCGCTGATCATGAACCGCGCGTTCCGCGGCCGCGGCCTCGTCCGCGCGGCCATCCTGATCCCGTGGGCGATCCCCACCGCGGTCACCGCGAAGCTGTGGTTCTTCATCTTCTCGGTCGCCGGCGTCGCCAACGCGGTCCTCGGCGCCCACATCCTGTGGACGTCGGATGAGTGGGCGTCCCGGTTCGCGGTCATCATCGCCGACACCTGGAAGACCACGCCGTTCATGGCGCTGCTGATCCTCGCCGGTCTGCAGATCATCCCGGAGGAGGTCTACGAGGCCGCGAAGGTCGACGGCGCGACCACCTGGCAGCGCTTCTGGCGCGTGACCATGCCGCTGCTGAAGCCGGCGCTCATGGTCGCGATCCTGTTCCGTGTGCTCGACGCCCTCCGCATCTACGACCTGCCGCAGATCCTCACCGGCGGCGGAGGTGGTACAGGCCATGCCACGACCACGTTGTCCATCCTGGTGGTCGATCAGATCAGGCAGGGCTTCAACAGCGCGGCCGCCCTGTCCACCATCACGTTCATCATCATCTTCCTGATCGCCTTCATCTTCGTCCGGCTCCTCGGAACGAACGTCGTGCGAACGCAGGAGGACCAGCAGAAGGGGGCGAAGCGATGA